A stretch of alpha proteobacterium HIMB59 DNA encodes these proteins:
- a CDS encoding NusA antitermination factor (PFAM: NusA N-terminal domain; S1 RNA binding domain~TIGRFAM: transcription termination factor NusA; transcription termination factor NusA, C-terminal duplication), translating into MLNNTEILKVAEVVSQEKGIDMDIVMEALEESFEIIGKSKYGMENNIKASIDRLTGNISMSHIKDVVETIDPVLQSNQILLDQAKKYDANTEVGKQVTIPLPAVNFGRVTANMARQVIYSRVREAEKRRQFNDFKDRVGEVLSGIVKRIEFGNIIVDLGKAEGFLRKDELIPRESFKTGDRIRAYFFDIKEEAKGHQIFLSRTHPQFMAKLFVQEVPEIYEGQIEILSVARDPGSRGKITVRANDKSIDPVGACVGMRGSRVQAIVNELQGEKIDIVNWNEVKSIYVQHAIAPAQVAKVNEFEDSNRVEVVLPEDQLSIAIGRRGQNVKLASILTGLEIDILTEKEDAERRQEEFKRITTLFAEKLDLEDMIAQLLAVEGYTSIEKISNASVTDIEKIEGFDGELAAEIYDRASQYTANEKAELQKFIQDSSLDDYVKGIAEFDHKMLATLIENKILTRQDLADLATDELVGKEGILQKRIQKSVAEKIIMDAREIYLNS; encoded by the coding sequence ATGCTAAATAACACAGAAATTTTAAAAGTTGCCGAAGTCGTCTCTCAAGAGAAGGGCATCGATATGGATATTGTAATGGAGGCTCTTGAAGAGTCTTTTGAAATCATTGGTAAATCAAAATATGGAATGGAAAATAATATTAAAGCTTCCATTGATCGTTTGACAGGAAACATTTCGATGTCTCATATCAAAGATGTCGTAGAAACTATCGACCCAGTTTTACAATCAAACCAAATACTATTAGATCAAGCAAAAAAATATGATGCGAACACAGAAGTTGGAAAGCAAGTCACGATTCCATTACCTGCTGTAAACTTTGGTCGTGTCACTGCTAACATGGCTCGACAAGTTATTTATTCTCGAGTGCGTGAAGCAGAAAAAAGAAGACAGTTTAATGATTTCAAAGATCGCGTCGGAGAAGTGTTATCAGGTATAGTTAAAAGAATTGAATTTGGAAACATTATCGTTGACTTAGGAAAAGCTGAAGGCTTTTTGCGTAAAGATGAATTAATTCCAAGAGAAAGTTTTAAAACGGGTGATCGTATCCGAGCTTATTTCTTTGATATCAAAGAAGAGGCTAAAGGCCATCAGATATTCTTATCGAGAACACATCCTCAATTTATGGCAAAACTTTTCGTACAAGAGGTTCCAGAAATTTATGAGGGACAAATTGAAATTTTATCTGTTGCCCGTGATCCCGGAAGCCGTGGAAAGATCACTGTTCGTGCAAATGATAAATCGATTGATCCTGTCGGTGCTTGTGTGGGAATGAGAGGTTCCCGTGTTCAAGCTATCGTCAATGAACTTCAAGGAGAAAAGATTGATATTGTGAACTGGAATGAAGTTAAATCCATTTATGTTCAACATGCCATTGCTCCAGCTCAGGTAGCAAAAGTTAATGAATTTGAAGACTCTAATCGTGTGGAAGTAGTCTTACCGGAAGATCAATTGAGTATCGCGATTGGTCGTCGTGGTCAAAATGTGAAATTAGCCTCTATTTTAACAGGTTTAGAGATTGATATCTTAACTGAAAAAGAAGATGCAGAAAGACGTCAAGAAGAATTCAAAAGAATTACCACTCTATTTGCTGAAAAGTTAGATCTTGAAGACATGATTGCTCAGTTATTAGCAGTTGAGGGATACACAAGCATTGAAAAAATTTCTAATGCTTCAGTGACTGATATTGAAAAAATTGAGGGTTTTGATGGTGAGTTAGCAGCTGAGATTTATGACCGTGCTTCTCAATACACAGCTAATGAAAAAGCAGAATTGCAAAAATTTATTCAAGACTCAAGCTTAGACGATTATGTAAAAGGCATCGCTGAGTTTGATCATAAGATGCTTGCAACTTTGATTGAGAATAAAATTCTTACTAGACAAGATTTAGCAGATCTAGCAACTGATGAATTAGTAGGCAAAGAAGGTATTCTTCAAAAAAGAATTCAAAAATCTGTTGCTGAAAAAATAATTATGGATGCCAGGGAGATTTATCTTAATAGTTAA